One window of the Carcharodon carcharias isolate sCarCar2 chromosome 26, sCarCar2.pri, whole genome shotgun sequence genome contains the following:
- the ap4e1 gene encoding AP-4 complex subunit epsilon-1 isoform X3, producing the protein MALTVASQLFPPDMIPAVLPLVEEKLQHSKEIIRRKAVLTLYKFYLIAPNQVQHIHDKFRKALCDRDPGVMAASLHIYLLLIKENTGAYKDLTGSFVTILKQVVGGKLAVDFNYHSVPAPWLQIQLLRILRLLGKDDQITSELMYDVLDESLRRAEINHNITYAILFECIQTVYTIHPKADLLEKAAKCNGKFILSPKNNLKYLGLKALTYVVQQDLNLVLQHQMTIIECLDHPDPIIKRETLELLYRITNAQNVAVIVQKMLDYLRQSKDEYITISLVGKVAELAEKYAPNNEWFIQTMNAVFSIGGDMIPSDIPNNFLRLLAEGFDDEAEDKQLRLYAVNSYLALLEKNIQYPQRFLQVMSWVLGEYSYLKTEAKPEDIIQNLYCLLGKCSASLETKAWILSAITKLFRLTQNVKALPEVMQNYGNSMDSCLRQCSFELQQLVENRELMDTVLPLDASCDDIVVDASLSFLDGFVADALGHGAAPYKPHHQRQEEELSQEKVLNFEPYGLSFATSPQASCVSGRQSPTGLSFSSEISCNSTEPGLKDSDSLKLDGVKKVWGKEGYLRKKSESKEETLTSPNSESSVTTDCSSTAEKTAGVTAEEQEKLLLASSLFVGLGSNNSVSLMGKTQSTTQKFWRKQKIVEGQNSHEKTMCAQKAVVPSLAQIPNLMDNVLERRNSFQESKAILLGKKASDSAEASTEEPAQKSNKTWTPSDNLKTIKAVPSASKESFSDLFADGNLDIIQPTNCSSVRVAHEPISSLTPSLPLEFAKLSHSQFELVRANENIALFSCKVWKEECLLIVLSFTNRSSIEVTNAMVNFALPEELQACESTDFTFPLVESLTTVKCQLFLQMVKPCAQALLTGHVTYHLESSQCTQEEFVLAVFLSDFIRPLKLSTEEFGHLWLSLSNDVKQNLSFTSNSSEALTSALHILQQELKLHIVDVIGTEGIVACQLLPSTSCLLHCRFHAGILSVWLRSGCCDLPDCLLYECQKVIQKV; encoded by the exons GGAAATAATAAGAAGAAAAGCAGTACTTACCCTATACAAATTTTATCTTATTGCTCCAAACCAAGTTCAACACATTCATGACAAGTTTAGGAAAGCTCTGTGTGACCGGGACCCAGGAGTCATGGCTGCCTCCCTTCACATCTACCTATTGCTGATTAAG GAAAATACAGGTGCCTATAAAGATTTAACTGGGAGCTTTGTAACAATTCTCAAGCAAGTAGTTGGAGGAAAACTAGCAGTGGATTTCAACTATCATAGTGTCCCAGCACCTTGGCTACAGATTCAGCTGCTGAGAATTTTGAGATTATTGGGAAAGGATGATCAGAT AACGAGTGAACTAATGTATGATGTTCTCGACGAGTCTTTGCGAAGAGCTGAAATCAACCACAATATAACTTATG caattttgtttGAGTGTATTCAAACAGTGTATACCATTCATCCAAAGGCAGATCTATTGGAAAAGGCAGCAAAGTGTAATGGAAAATTTATCTTATCACCTAAAAACAACCTGAAATATTTGG GGTTAAAAGCCCTCACGTATGTAGTCCAGCAAGATTTGAATCTAGTTCTTCAGCACCAAATGACCATAATTGAGTGCCTAGATCACCCTGACCCGATTATAAAGCGAGAG ACACTAGAACTGCTCTACCGAATCACTAATGCACAAAATGTAGCTGTTATAGTCCAAAAAATGCTGGACTATCTGAGGCAAAGCAAAGATGAATACATCACCATCAGTTTAGTTGGCAAAGTAGCAGAACTTGCTGAAAA ATATGCTCCCAACAATGAGTGGTTTATACAAACCATGAATGCAGTGTTCTCAATTGGTGGAGATATGATACCATCAGATATCCCAAACAACTTCCTGAGGCTGCTGGCTGAAG GATTTGATGATGAAGCAGAAGACAAACAGCTGAGGCTTTATGCTGTGAATTCCTATCTTGCCCTTTTGGAAAAGAATATTCAATACCCTCAGAGATTCCTGCAGGTTATGAGCTGG GTGCTGGGGGAGTATTCCTACCTCAAAACAGAAGCCAAACCAGAAGACATCATACAGAACCTATATTGTTTACTTGGGAAATGCTCTGCAAGCTTAGAAACAAAAGCCTGGATCCTGAGTGCAATTACCAAACTCTTTCGTCTGACACAGAATGTCAAAGCACTGCCTGAAGTCATGCAAAACTATGGCAATTCAATGGATTCTTGTTTGAGACAATGCTCTTTTGAGTTGCAGCAGCTCGTTGAGAATAGAGAGCTAATGGACACAGTTTTACCTTTGGATGCAAGTTGTGATGATATAGTG GTTGATGCTTCATTATCTTTTCTTGATGGTTTTGTTGCTGATGCTCTGGGCCATGGAGCTGCACCTTATAAGCCGCATCATCAAAGACAGGAAGAGGAGTTGTCACAAgagaaag TGTTGAACTTTGAACCGTATGGACTGTCTTTTGCTACAAGCCCACAGGCTTCCTGTGTTTCGGGAAGGCAATCTCCAACAGGATTATCCTTCAGCTCAGAGATTTCTTGCAACAGCACAGAACCTGGATTAAAAGA TTCCGATAGCCTGAAGCTTGATGGAGTGAAGAAAGTGTGGGGTAAGGAGGGCTACCTTCGAAAGAAGAGCGAATCCAAAGAAGAAACCTTAACAAGTCCCAATTCAGAAAGTAGCGTAACAACAGACTGCTCCTCCACAGCTGAAAAAACGGCAGGTGTTACTGCAGAAGAGCAAGAAAAGCTGCTTTTGGCATCGTCACTGTTTGTTGGGTTAGGATCCAATAATTCAGTCAGTCTG ATGGGAAAAACTCAGAGCACCACCCAGAAATTTTGGAGAAAACAGAAGATTGTTGAGGGGCAAAATAGCCATGAGAAGACGATGTGTGCACAGAAGGCAGTTGTTCCATCCCTTGCTCAAATTCCAAACCTCATGGATAACGTCCTAGAAAGGCGTAATTCCTTCCAGGAAAGTAAAGCGATACTTTTAGGAAAAAAGGCATCTGACTCTGCAgaggcctccacagaggaacctgCCCAAAAATCTAACAAGACGTGGACTCCGAGTGACAACTTAAAGACAATCAAAGCCGTGCCTTCAGCATCAAAGGAATCCTTTTCAGATCTATTTGCAGATGGAAATCTTGACATCATACAGCCTACAAATTGTAGCTCTGTCCGTGTGGCTCATGAACCAATCTCCAGCCTGACTCCAAGTTTGCCTTTGGAATTTGCCAAACTTTCTCATTCACAGTTTGAGCTCGTTCGTGCCAATGAAAATATAGCTTTGTTTTCCTGTAAAGTTTGGAAAGAGGAATGTCTGCTAATAGTCCTGTCTTTCACTAACCGCAGCAGTATAGAAGTTACTAATGCAATGGTCAACTTTGCATTACCTGAAGAATTGCAG GCTTGCGAGAGCACAGACTTCACTTTTCCACTGGTGGAATCCCTCACCACAGTCAAATGTCAGCTCTTTCTGCAGATGGTGAAACCTTGTGCCCAGGCGCTACTTACAGGGCATGTTACTTATCATCTAGAGTCTAGTCAGTGTACCCAGGAGGAATTTGTACTAGCTGTATTCTTATCTGATTTCATCAG GCCATTAAAACTGTCCACTGAAGAGTTTGGGCATCTTTGGCTTTCACTTTCCAATGACGTGAAACAAAATCTTAGCTTTACATCAAATTCATCTGAAGCTCTAACTTCGGCTCTCCACATACTTCAGCAAGAACTGAAGCTACATATTGTGGATGTTATAG GAACAGAAGGGATTGTAGCATGTCAACTTCTGCCATCAACCTCCTGTTTACTTCACTGTCGATTTCATGCTGGGATTTTATCAGTGTGGCTGCGATCAGGTTGCTGTGACCTTCCAGACTGCTTGTTGTACGAATGCCAAAAGGTGATACAAAAAGTTTAA